In Setaria italica strain Yugu1 chromosome IX, Setaria_italica_v2.0, whole genome shotgun sequence, the genomic stretch AAGGCACAGCAAGCGAGAGAGGCCTAGAACAAGGCCAGTGCTGCACCCTGACGATCTAGTGTTCTGTACTTCTATCTAGGAAATGGAAGAGAGAATCTGGTTGGCTCTAGATTCTCCAATGACATGGTGCTGCAGATCATTGAAGTGCAAATTGCAATACTAGTATTTGAAATGGAGAAAACAAGCATACAAGAGTTTCAGACAATGTatactccctcctccctcctaaAATAAGTATTCGTTTAGTTTTCAAATTTTATCCTACAAAAAGTGTTCTTTTAGCTcgtcggcctgttcgcttcagcttattcagccggcttatcagccaccaaacaatgttttcctctcacaacaaatcaactgtttcagcttttcagctggcttataagctgaagcgaacaggccccgtACTAATCCTCATTTAATTAAAATAACACTCACATCAGTAAAAAAGTACATGGAGAAGTGTGCGCATTAAATCAAATGATCAATTAATGTTATTTTTCTGGTTCTAATGCACGCATTTGTTTAGGATTCAGAAAACCAAAACAGACAACACAACTTAATTAGGGGTAATGTGCCCGAAATTTTCGAAATAAACATTTATCTTGGGACGAGGTAATACATAACTATGCATGTTCTGAGAAACGGACGGTCAGCATGAATTCTGAAACTCTAGACTCTAAACGGGTCCATCCCTTCATGATCCATCCTTAGGGGGACGGTCAGCCTGAATTCTGAAACTCTAGACTCTAAACGGGTCCATCCCTTCATGATCCATCCTTAGGGGGTGATTGgtagcactccactccagaaaaaacAGCTTCACTCTACCAATTCCACGAAATTTCTTACCAAATACGTCcagctccaccaactccagctccagaaaaaaaaGGTGAAGTTGAGGGGGCTAGATCCACGTTTAACACTGATTTCAAACCTTCTCGTAGAGttgtgggtaattacccaccatgcCACTAATTATACAGATACCGGTTcgccaaacaaaacaaaaacactCTCCATCGCCCTACCCTTCTTCTCCGTTGTTTTTTCCCCACCGTCGTCGGGTAGCGCCTCGGCCGTCGCCTCCAGCCGACCGATCTGGCCCCGCCACCCCTAGCTATCACAGCCACACCACCCTTAGCCTAGCCGAGCCGCGCTGCCTCCACCtgcctcggccgccgcgactgcaccgccacctcctgccAGGCCTCGCCGCCCCCAGCCTGGCCGGGTGCCGTCGTCTCCACACGCCACCATGCCCCCCGCGGTAGCGCCTTGGCCTGCGGGATGACACCCCCCCTTGCACCATGGCTGTGCGCATCATGGAATGCGGGGCCACCTCCCTGCGCCATGGCCGCGCTGGGGCTGCAGGCTGCTAGGCCGCgggtcgcgccgccgctgcacgcTGCGCTaggctgcgccgccgctgctagtCGGGACACAGCACTGAGCCCCGTCGCTGTGCCGGCGACTGCTGCCACCCCATGCAGTTGGATGGCCTGCACCAGTCCGCGACGGAATAGTGGCGTGGAGCGGTGAAGTTGGTGGATGTTGGTAAAGGAGAGGATGAGATAGATAAAAGGAGACTGACACGCGGTTCCATTTTTAAGGGTATAATAGACCTTTCAAAATAAGATCTCTTGTTTTCTGAAGTGCTTCTTACCAAACATGTGAACAATTCTAATATTTTTCTGGAATTGGTGaagtggagttggtggagtggagtaaAAAAATTGTGGTGGAGAACACCCTCCTAATCACGACGGCCTGCACACCCAGGTCCGTTCCCAGCTTCAACGTCAAGGTGGCGGCCAGTCCGCATCTCAATTTCACGGCCAACTCTCGCTATCGCAGAACCAAAACCAAATCACGCGCGCCGCTACCCCCCGCTCTGTTTTCTCTGAGATGCGGAGTTGCCCATTCGCCGGGTCCAACTCCAGGAGAAGAAAGAGGGAAGCAGATGGGATCGTGGGACGGACTTGGAAGGGATCAAGGGAGCGCTGCGCGGGGGTTTCAGGCCCTCTTCATCCGTCAGGTAACACGGCCCTTCCACCTGGCTGGAGCCATTTTGTTCGGCAAGATTGGGGATGGTTTGGAAGCCTTGGAATGCAGAGAAGGGATGATGTCTCGTGCTGTTATTGTAGAAAACGGTTAAGAGACCTGAATCATTTTGGCTGATAATCTGATATAGTGATAATGTGAGATGTGTTCCGCGGAGTTAGTTTCCACGGAAAATTATAATTATGCAGACACGAAAGTACAATGGTTTGCTTATTGTACCTGTATACAGTATACTCCGGATCCTGCCTGGATGCTGGAAGAGATTAAAAGATGTTGAAGCTAATGCAGTTGGTTCGTTACAAGTAGGATAGTACTTACTCTGATGCTCATTACTCAACCATCACATGCGCAGCATTGCATTGATGGTTAGCTCACCAAGAAGATCAGGAATATGTTTGCGTTGAATGTGGTTGGGTACAAATATATATGTTTCCATTTATACACTTCCTCAAATAATTACAATGTCTGTTCCAAACAATCAAAACAATGGAAAGAACTGTATCAGGATATCCTatatttctctttcttttttcctgaaCAAAAATCCTATATTTCTCTTTCCTGTAAACATTCCCACCCAAAAATTTTAAAGGGAAGAAAAAATTGCAACTCAATCTGTGCACTCCTATAAAAGAATCTTCAGTCCTTAGCAACTTTACAAATAGCTGTACCGGTATGTCTTTGTTTGTAGAAATTAGTCCGTATGCTGCTGCAGAAGGAAGTGAAACTGCGAGTTCTGCCTCAGTAGTGGCGGTGGCTCCACATCTGAAGGGTCGATGTCAAGCATCAGTCGTGCTATATCATCCAAGGATATAGGTATGCTGCATTTTAGTACGTTTTAGGCGTTAGATCAGTGGTTACTGTTCTGGTTTCAGTTAGGAAATCAACTGCATATTCACATCTTAGTACTGAACTACCGATTATACCTCGAGTCGTCATCTAGCAAGAAAGAACTATTTGGAGTAGTTATCGAGTCATCTGTCGTCATCGTTCTCATCTTTCCAATAACCTGAAATAACGTTTGCTCTTGTTAAGATGTTCTCTTTTGCAACACACAGATGTATTTCGCGCTTGTCCTCGAAAAAAAAAGTACTTCACACTTCCAGGGAGGGGAATGCACTTAGAATTGCATACACGTCAAACAATGTGAAGTTAGCAGATATGCACTTACCTCTTGGGATAGACCTTGTGCACCATATTTGTCATCCCAGAACATTGTTGCTATGCGATATATTTGAGTTATGCTCAGAACCTGTGGAAAACATGCAAATTTTTCATACTCTACAGCTCGCAAAAAAATCCAAGTGTTTATAAGATTTCTTCTTTACAACTTACAGGGCAAAGCTCATTCATGATTTCCTCCAGGTTTTTGTGTGACTTCTGATGCAGAACCTGTAACATGAATTCATTTAATGAGTAGACAGATGAAACTAGTATGTCTGGGAAAGCTGCATGTTTTCAGGCATACCAGGAAACCAACTGCCTGCCTAATGTGTTGCAGTTCATCCCAAGATGCCCCTGCATACTGCAATACAGCGATACATTTCAATTTAGAGGGCTCTTGCTGATTACAGCTATTGTCTTACTTTTTCTCTattacagaaaaaaaaaggagggatCTTCACCTCTTCAGTTGTTCTAGAGCACCACTGCTCCAGTTCCTGTAAGCCAGCCTTTAAGAACTCCCCATTGCTAAAAGAGCAGCATTCCCGACGAAGTAGCAAactaaacaaaaacaaaaaggtaGAGGCATGGTACAGTCCAGAATCAACCATGTAAATTCAGTCAAGAATAGTTAAGAAATGGTACAGTATATAGTAATACCTGTTGAAGAGTTGCACATTCAAATATGCATATACTTGACTAAATGTTTTCTTGATTATCATTGGAGGTACCTACATACAAAATTAAAATTGAATTCAGTAATTCATTTCTGTAGTTCCTTAACTGTAAGGTAGCTGAAAAATATTAAGATTGGACTCACATGGTTATTTTTCATTATTTCCAGTGTATGATCCAGGCACTTAACAATGCTTTGCCAATGTACACTTGATGCCTGTCTTGATAGTGCATTAGAGTGTATACTTTTTAGTGATCCCCGAGATGGTCTCATGCGATTAGCTCTTGGAGCCTGTGAAGATCAGCAACAGCAATAGTTAGAGAATTGTATTGCCTCATATCCTGGTAACGGAAATGACTTCTTTGTGGTACCTGTATGCACAGAGTCAAGAATGGACTTATTTCCTTCTTCAGGTTATCTCTGATTGTCCCATATATCTTCTCAACATATGCTGTTAACTGTTGCTTGAACCGAATTGCTGGATATTTTGCCTCTACCATTGATGCAGTGTCAGGCCTTCCTACCATTCCACTGTATCCACTAGTTACACCTAATCCTGACGATGATATCCGGGCACTCTGAAATGAAAATGTTGGAATGTAAGCTCATGTTTACAATGTAAAGATCACTCCTTGGTACTAAATGAAAGTTGACCACTGAAATCTTGATGTCCCAGAAAAAAAATCGATAGGAGAAATCACATTATATCTTCAAAGGAGAATTAGGGTTTGAACTATGGCTTTAATTTATAACAACATTGTGCTCTACCAGTCTTACCGCTGCATTAGCCTATATTGGGAGCCCTGGGTCAAACTCAATGTTTCAACTTCAGATAAGAACCTTTATTCATGCAGAACAGAAGTCTGGATGAAGAACTTACCTGCACCATTCTACTGAACAGGCTGCCTGTTGCAGTCCGGCTGTGATTCGATCCTTTTCTTAATGAACTGCTAGCTTTGAGGGTATTTTGTAATAAGCAGAGGAGAGTTGATGTTGTCGACAACCAATAAGCTAGCTCTCCAGAACTTTCAGCACCCTGTAAATTAAATTCCGGTGATGAGTTTCTCAACAACTTGCTTGCCAACATTTGTAGTTCCTACACCATGGAAAAGGGAAAATGGTCTGCATGTTTATGGTATCAACAACCTCAACTGATGACCTAATTGTTTGGATGATTCGATCAAATATATTAGTCTTCTCTGCTTCAAATGAATGCCAGTGTAGGAGTGATTTGTAGACAATGCATGCGGCAGCTGGTTTTTTGTCATCAAATCTCCTGTCTCCTACCAGACTTTTAATCAGGGCATCATGATTTTCCTGTGTAAGTGTGAAGGAAATACAATTTGTGAGAAATCAGTCTTCAGTATGCTCATTGTGTGTGTCTTTGATACACAGAACTTTGTTCACCACATTAGTACTATATAAAACAATAAAACAGTGAACATACTTGCTGCCGATCCGTCAGTGATTTTTGTTTGCTTAGATTCTTTACAGGAGGAACAGCCACCTGCTCCTGCATGTCGAGCATAAGTTCCCATATTAATAAGATATCTGACTCAGATTATGCAATATCTTATAATATGTTTGCCAGGTAAAACTTATAGCACATACATTGGCTATTTTAACTTCTTCAAGCTGGTGTCTGTTATCAATTTCCTTGTGAACGAGGTTCTGACAGAAAATTCAGTGCAATTCTTTTAGTTATCAAATGGTAAATATTCCAAACCATTGTTTTCCCAAAAATTTTCTTCAAGGAAATTTACCTCCATTACGGATGTTTGATTCATTTCAGGAGTGACTATGGCCTGAACAGCAAGCACAGAATTACTGCGGAGCAACTGGATCTCTGACTCCAAAATGGCAATCTTGCTTTCCAGTCTAAACAGACAATTTCTTTTACTTGTGAGCCTTTATCATAGGATATGAACACAGtccagaaagaaaagaaaaaatgcgAATGCGAGGTATGCATATTGAGGAAGATACCTTTCTATCTGTTTTGATTTATCCTCATCTGCTGATGCAACAACCAAAGATTGTTGTCGTAGAACTTGGTTTTCAGATTCCATACTGGATAAACTTGTTTCAAGCCTGCAGCAAATAGTAGAGGTAGTGTATGGGTAGGGCTTGTAATCTTAACAAGTTAATTTGACCAAAGCAGAAAAAATCATTAATACCTTTCAATCATCTCTTGAAGTTGATTAACCTTGGATTCTCGTTCTAGTGTCTCCTGTGACAATTCATCAGATCGTTTTTGCAACTCAAGAAGCTTCTCTTCAAGATCTTCAGCCTTCTGTTTAAATGTACTTACTTCATCCTGGATCCAAACGTGGATGTGAGAATTTCTCTAAAGGGTTAAATTATATTATGTCTGAATAAAAATGTGGAATTTATTGGGGGTTGATTACCTCAAGTTCTTTATTTTTACTTGTCAACTGCTCAACTTCTGCAGTATCCACAACTGGCACTTCTACTATCTTTGGTGGTGCCTGTTCAATTGCTAACTTCGCGGCTTCTTTCTCCTTCAATATTGCTGCATGGGCTTCCTCAATCTTTTCTTGCATTTCTTGCAATGCAGATTGCAACTTTCCAATTTCTTGGCCCTTGGCTTCTTCAAGGTCAGTCTACCAGCAAGACAAAGTTAATAAACTCATTTGGGACCAAGTAACATACTAAAGCACTACAGAAACTGCCATATTGATCCAGGTGAATTACCCTCAAACGCTTCTCAACATCTAACCGCCATGTAAGTTCTTCTACTCTCTTTTCAAGCTTGTCTTTAGCTTCTTTGAGTGCACCAGTCTCTCTCGCTTCCTGTTTAGATAGCTATGCTTACTTTACATGCATTAATAAGGAATGATGTATTATGTTTCACATGTGAAGTTAGACAAACCATTCTCAGTTTCCGAAGTTCCTTTCTTGCAATACGTGCCCTCCACAAGCACTGAAGAATCAACGAAGCTCTCTTTTGCTGCTTATAAGCAACATAAGCTTTGTGTTGGCGCCATCGAGTCTGTGATTCATAAAGCAGTTACTTATGGTTTCTTATGAAAACTAACTACAAATCATCTGTTACAGCGCGAACCTGGATAATTATGGAAGCCTTGGTCTCTCTTCGGAACCTGTGTTCATTGCGAGCTGCCATTGCTCGTAATCCTGTCTGTATTACTATAGCTGATTCATATACTTGAAGGTACGCTTTTCTGGCAGAATGGGTACGTGCATGCTTTTGTATCCTAATTGAAGCAGCATCTCTTCTCATATACTCAAAAAGCTTTCTAGCTAGTCTTGCTGCAGGATTTGATTACATTATACGTCAGTTTCAGGTACGACCAGTTTTACTGACCTTAAAGACACAAAGTGCTCCGAGCAGTGAAGAAATACCTCTCCAGAACTTCTGAGATTTAATTGAGGCTTTTCGTAAGTTGACGAATTCCTTTCGCATAAGATGTGTCTTTATACGCCTCTGGATTAGTCGCGCAGCATTTGCCAATACTTCTGCTCTTCGAGCATCCAGCTCTGCCATCTGACCAGCTCTTAAGAATACCTTTGTTTTCCCTATCTGATATAAACAAAGGTCACATGTGAGATTAGGTCTTGCGAAAAAAGTTTATGCTGTATAAGATTGTTTTATCTCCTGTATTCACCCATTGACATAGGCTACCTGATATCCTTTCAAACCCATTCTATCACATATGGCTGCACAAGCGGCCTTCTCATCAGAGCTGCAAAAGCATTGAGCTCACTTTAATCGTTCAGAAAAATCAGAATATATTTTACTGGCATATTTCACTTAGAGCTTCACCCCTATTTATATCACCTACTTAAATCCCAAGCTAGAGCATTCATACCTGTCCACAAGCTCTGGTGCAAGCATTCCAAACCGATCAATGAACTCATCAAATGTCCTCTTTGTTGGATAGCCAGCACAGCTGATCCGGATTGCTTCCAGAACACCCTGTACCATGACCATGTGCAAATGTTGAACCAATTGAGTTGTAGAacttgaaataatggaacaTAGTAGAACAAATTCCACATACATACCCCACATCTCAATTGATTCAAGACGTTGAAGTTCTCAAAGATGCCTGGTTTCAGTACAGTATTAGGCTTCACACATCTAATGTAGTGAGGTTCTGTTGTACTCAGTGTTTCCATGAGGGATTGCAGTTGTTGCTGCATATATCATGGCTAAAAGGGTTACTGGCCATTCAAAAGCCAAACATAGAGATCTCGTTCCAATATGACACACCTTAAAGCGAGTACCGATTGAAGAGAATTTGGACTGTTTAGAAGTCTCCTCAGGTAATGGAGGAAAGAGATTTGCAACAAAATGGCACCTTGAAGAATTTAGTAGAGCTTGATGTTCAGCTACCACATAGTCTTTGTTCTTATCTAGGAACTGATCTGCTTGATATGTGACCTATTAATTGAACAGCTTGTTAAAACTCAATGCTGGTAGATCTTATAATTCATATCTTAACTGAATGGTTGCTTACATCTCCTGCATAGTGGTTGATTGTAAAGGCGGTGCGAGCAAGTTTGGGCTTGCTGAAGCGCTTATGTGCCTTGTATGTTTGGTACATCTTCTGGGCAAATGTTTCATGTGTGGACTTTGGAAACATGCTGCATGAAAGACATATGTCATATCCTTATATTTTCCTTCGAATTGCACGccatggaattttttttctagcagGGAAACTATCCTATGTTAATATTTAGTGACAACAAAAATATATTGAAGAATGTTTTAGAGGTATATCAGTTTGCGCATGAAGATACATAGATAGTTTCTCAAATTAATCTTCTCTAAATTCCATTAAAAACAACTCCTTAGGGTCCACAAATCATACCATGCCTCATCCAGGAGAGCAATTATTCCTCCAGGTTTCTGCATGCAATGTTCGAGCGTTATTGATCAGCTAATATTTGACTCTTCTGTAAAAGGAGTACATATACTACTGATATGCTCCCAGAAATTACCTTCTCAAGCAGGTCCAGCACATCCTGATTGTCTACAAATTCAACATAGCTCCAGTCTATTTCTTCCCTTGTGTATTCCTCTTGCTCCATCTTAAACACATGCTGCAATAGGAACTCGTGTTAGATATATCCATAGACATTAGGTATTCATTAATTATTCTCTTAGTATCTTCAAATCTTGTCTAACCTGATTGAAGTGCTGCTGCAACTTCTCGTTTGTCAAATTGATGCATAGTTGCTCGAAACTGTCACATGTGCAGAATTTGAATcgtgtttcagcttttcaggtACCAAAAAATAGTATAAAGCTAAAAATGCGAAGTCATACTTGCAGTAAGACCAGACAGTTCTAAACTGCTAACGGCAAACCTGTTAATCTTGAAGCTCTCGAATCCATAGATATCAAGCACGCCTATTATATCGGTCGCATCTGGATCCTGACCAATAGAGTTATTGATCTTGTCTACAATCCTGTCAATTAAAATAAGAACCCAATTGTTTAGATGGCCTCCAGTACTAGTGGTGCTGGTACAAGTCTGAAGTGGTAACTCAACATTCAGACTGCATCTTTCAGTCTGTAGTCTTTACATATAGCTGACAGCTAACACTAGTAGCACtcatgtttttcttctttttacgCATTTATGAACATGATGTCTTCATTCTTACCAGTCAAACAGTCTTGAGTATACCGTCTTTGCTAAAGCATCACGACTTAGTGCAGCAGAATCTGGATCAAGGGGTTTCGTGATATTTCCATCAGGTGTTACAATAACTCGCTGGCAAAGGGAATCTTCAAGGGCCTTCTCGTTACACCTGAAGACAAGTTTATGCTTTAGATAGCAGAAAGATGCAGATCATCCAAAAGAACTTTTGAAAGATACTGGACTTACATTAGCAGTTCTGCAACTGTTTTCAAGTGATGGACTGATTTATCGTCTCTCAACTTGGATGAGTCAATTTCCTTTCCTTTGGAGAATTCAATATTTCCTAGGTGAAGGATTGCAGCTACTACTCTGAAGATTGCATCCTTGAGCAGTGCAGAAGATGAATTAGTTCTCGCGTCAGCAATGTATTTGCTATTCTATGCAATTCTTCTTCTAATGTGGAGTACGGAATACCTGTTCCTCTTGATCAATGCCAACGATATCCATAGCATTTCTGGTTTCAATGTATTCTCTTGCATCATCCACATTTGCTACTTCGTAGCAGTTTGTTTGGTTCAAGTAATGGAATGATCTTGGGTCTCCTACCTTGAACCTTTTTACATCCTGAAATAAGTTGATCATTCTAAAGAAGTTGGTTTTTGGTCACTTTAACCAAGAAGAAACTAGAGGCTGTACTTTTTGTTCTTCTTGACAATTACCTCAGGGGGCGCGTTACAAAGCATGTAAAAGCAATGGTAGTTCCTCTCAGGATCAGAGACCTGACATACTCGCGATCGTTCGAGGAGATATGTGCGAACAGCAGCCCCAGATATCTTCCCATACTTGTCGAATTGGATTTCAACAAACTTACCGAAGCGACTGAAAAAATTGACACGTTTAAGTTATgctataaaaaaaaatccaaaatgtAGTATATTGTCAAAGTGCAGTTGCAGTTACTGATTCAAGAGTCCACCTTGAGTTATTGTTCTTCACTGTCTTTGCGTTACCAAATGCTTCTAGTACTGGGTTAGACTATATATGCGCATAGTACAAGAATAACGGGAGTTAGCGCGGACGCTGAGATCAAAGAGGAGGAAAAATGTGAAAGAAAAATGACCAGTTTTTTCCTACCTCTAGAACCTGTTGCTCAACAGTACGCCCCTCCGTGCCGGACCTTCCTCCCATGAATGCAAGATACCTCATGAGCATCTTCGTCGTCTCCGTCTTACCAGCACCACTCTCGCCACTCACCAAGATGGACTGGCTCCCGTGATCATTGATCAGCGCCCTGAAATTTTTGCCAACAACAAGGAAGAACGCCGATCAAAGTTCAGAGGCAATGAAGCGTCTACAGAGATTCTGATTGCAATAACAACAGAACACACAGACCTGTAACAGGCGTCTGCAATGGCGAAGAGATGGGGGCTGAGCTCCCCAAAGGTGGCGCCCTTGTACTGCTCCATCATGTGCACGTCATACAGATGAGGCAGCCTCTGGAAAGGGTTCACCGCAATCAAGATGTTCCCGGTGTACGTCTGCCATGCCAACATTGTTAGCTAGCTGAAAGCCTGGAACTAACACAGTTCTGCTAGCTGTTCTGGACAGGAAGAAAACTGAGGCGGAGGTCTCTGGACGGCAGGGGTACTCACGTATATCTCGTTGAGACCGTACCGGCAGGAGAGGTTGTGCAGGACCCCTGGCTCGTGGAGGTACGCCAGCTTCGTCATGTCGTCCACTCCCGAAGGCGGCGCCTCCGTGTCCTTGGGGTATATGCTACCAAGGCTTGCCACAACCTGAAACCAATTGCTCCAATCTTAGAACGTACTACATGTTAAGCTGTGGAAATCAATCACAACGAGCATCGACGTCATCTCGCAGTAACAGGTCCAACCAGGCAATTCGACAAATCGTTGTCAGGCATCCGAGTTTGCCTTGATAAACTAAAGTTTGCCTTCAATAGTTCAATTCTGAACATTTTGCGTCATTCTCGATGAGTTCCGCGACTATTCGACGCCCTTTTTTCTGCTCGTGAGTCCATGCGATTCGCACCGAACAGTTTCAAATCTCACAGGCTCTAGCTCAACTCATTTGATCTCGACCACACAGTGCACGCGCAGTGCGCGCGTGAGTTTTCAAGGACtgctgctgcagcggcggcggctacccCGGTTGGATTGGTGAAAGAGAAACAAACCGAGAGTTGAATGAATGGGGCATCGGAGAACGCACCGTTTTGCCATTGGTGGTGGCGATGGTGGCGTCGCGGCCTTTGATCTCGGTGACGACGCCGTCGACCCAGGCCTCGCCGGGGTCCTCCAACCACACGTGCGAGCCGACGATGATGTTCACCGGCGTCCCCTGCGTGATCAAGCAACAAGTAAGGAACAGATTGCTACTCCAAGCACACACACCGTACCCTCTTTCCAGCAAGGTGGAATAAAGACAAGAAAAACTGACCATCTGGTCGCCGATCCCCGGCTGCCGGCGAATTCGAtcagctcgtcgtcgtcgtcggccgacGGCAGGAACGGCTCATGGGAGCTCGCGATCACTCGATCGGAGctgcgagcgagcgagcgagcgataGAGGAGGTTATCGATCAGCGGGTGGCTGGCTGCGAGCTGATGCGCACGCGAACAGGTGGaaagggggcggcgcggggcggtcCGCGGCCTGGTGGAGCAACGGAAAGCGTAGGGAGGAAGGAATATACAAGCTGGTGACCTGGTGTGCGGGGGGAGGCAGGGCGATGCGGAGTGGGGTGGCGGTCGCCGGGTGTGAGCTGGTTCGGCTCTCCCTTTTGCtgggagagggaaaaaaaaagagggcgGAATCGCTATGGCCACTCGAGCGCCGCCCCCACGGAGCACGTGCTGTTGGAGCAAAATGACACCCGGCATGTTCTCCAGAAAGAACAAAatacatttttatttattttttattatggcCAATCTCATTATTAGGGCAAAAATGTCAATAGCCTGAGCTTacggttttttttttgagaccaATAGCCTGAGCTTACGTGACGGTGAACTCATTGTAGATCGGTTGTTTAGGCCTTTAGAGCCCATCATCAtactagggggtgtttggatacaccatTCTAAACTTGAGTacctgtttggatactaattaatagtattaaatatagtctaattataaaactaattgcacagatggagtctaattcgcgagacgaatctattgagcctaattagtccatgatttgacaatgtgatgctacagtaaccatttgctaatgctagattaattaggcttaatagattcatctcgcgaattagtataggggttatgtagttagttttataattagcttatatttagtcctcctaattagcgttcgaacatccgatgatcctcctaaagtttagatcCCTTACAGCTTAGACTTGCTTGCAGTCTTGCAGAAGGCAGGGAATGTGACTGGTGAAGCGACATAAATAGGCTCAAGCCTCgaaatttggaaaaaaaatttgtttcatAACCCAACAGGAAGAAAAAGCTGCTGCTAATCAATTGTCTCACGTACAGGAAGAAAAAACCCTTTCCAGGAAGCATAAATAATCGCGCGGTCTCGAGCTGGCCGAATTATCGCCAATCTGTTCGGTCGGTACCTCGATCCAAAATATTCAGAGCGTGGAAGTACCAAAGTGGTGGTCTGGTGGGTGCTTTGGGTGGTTCGGCCAGTCGGCCAGCTCGTGGCCGGCGCGGCTGTCGTGCGGCCCCGCTCCTGCAGCCTACACGAGCTCGGCGGCTTCTCGACAGCGGCCGGTCGGTGGGCGCTGGCCGCTGGGCGGTGGCTTCCAGCCTTCCCCTGCTTCTTTCGGCCGCCCGGTGGGGGAAACAAAAGGGACGTCCCCGAAAGCGGGGAGAGGAAAAATTGTGCCTTTCGGCCGGTCGCTTCGTTGGACtggccatcaccaccaccgccaACAGCGTCTCGGAATCGGCGGCCTCGCCACCCGACTCGACAGGTTCCCACCTGCGTCTCCCTGCCGAATCTGACGCGAACGAAAACTCACCGGGGACGGGGAGCTGCCCGGCGCCGGGTCGCATGTggcgtgccggcgccgccggttCGGCACGTCGGGACTGCCCTTCGGGCGGCACGTCTGTGTGGCATCGCGCGTGGGCTTGAACGAGGACAGGGTCCCACGCGTAAGTCATTGGGCCGTGGGCCCAATCGGAGTTGTGGT encodes the following:
- the LOC101773074 gene encoding myosin-12; translation: MGTPVNIIVGSHVWLEDPGEAWVDGVVTEIKGRDATIATTNGKTVVASLGSIYPKDTEAPPSGVDDMTKLAYLHEPGVLHNLSCRYGLNEIYTYTGNILIAVNPFQRLPHLYDVHMMEQYKGATFGELSPHLFAIADACYRALINDHGSQSILVSGESGAGKTETTKMLMRYLAFMGGRSGTEGRTVEQQVLESNPVLEAFGNAKTVKNNNSSRFGKFVEIQFDKYGKISGAAVRTYLLERSRVCQVSDPERNYHCFYMLCNAPPEDVKRFKVGDPRSFHYLNQTNCYEVANVDDAREYIETRNAMDIVGIDQEEQDAIFRVVAAILHLGNIEFSKGKEIDSSKLRDDKSVHHLKTVAELLMCNEKALEDSLCQRVIVTPDGNITKPLDPDSAALSRDALAKTVYSRLFDWIVDKINNSIGQDPDATDIIGVLDIYGFESFKINSFEQLCINLTNEKLQQHFNQHVFKMEQEEYTREEIDWSYVEFVDNQDVLDLLEKKPGGIIALLDEACMFPKSTHETFAQKMYQTYKAHKRFSKPKLARTAFTINHYAGDVTYQADQFLDKNKDYVVAEHQALLNSSRCHFVANLFPPLPEETSKQSKFSSIGTRFKQQLQSLMETLSTTEPHYIRCVKPNTVLKPGIFENFNVLNQLRCGGVLEAIRISCAGYPTKRTFDEFIDRFGMLAPELVDSSDEKAACAAICDRMGLKGYQIGKTKVFLRAGQMAELDARRAEVLANAARLIQRRIKTHLMRKEFVNLRKASIKSQKFWRARLARKLFEYMRRDAASIRIQKHARTHSARKAYLQVYESAIVIQTGLRAMAARNEHRFRRETKASIIIQTRWRQHKAYVAYKQQKRASLILQCLWRARIARKELRKLRMEARETGALKEAKDKLEKRVEELTWRLDVEKRLRTDLEEAKGQEIGKLQSALQEMQEKIEEAHAAILKEKEAAKLAIEQAPPKIVEVPVVDTAEVEQLTSKNKELEDEVSTFKQKAEDLEEKLLELQKRSDELSQETLERESKVNQLQEMIERLETSLSSMESENQVLRQQSLVVASADEDKSKQIERLESKIAILESEIQLLRSNSVLAVQAIVTPEMNQTSVMENLVHKEIDNRHQLEEVKIANEQVAVPPVKNLSKQKSLTDRQQENHDALIKSLVGDRRFDDKKPAAACIVYKSLLHWHSFEAEKTNIFDRIIQTIRSSVEGAESSGELAYWLSTTSTLLCLLQNTLKASSSLRKGSNHSRTATGSLFSRMVQSARISSSGLGVTSGYSGMVGRPDTASMVEAKYPAIRFKQQLTAYVEKIYGTIRDNLKKEISPFLTLCIQAPRANRMRPSRGSLKSIHSNALSRQASSVHWQSIVKCLDHTLEIMKNNHVPPMIIKKTFSQVYAYLNVQLFNSLLLRRECCSFSNGEFLKAGLQELEQWCSRTTEEYAGASWDELQHIRQAVGFLVLHQKSHKNLEEIMNELCPVLSITQIYRIATMFWDDKYGAQGLSQEVIGKMRTMTTDDSITTPNSSFLLDDDSSIPISLDDIARLMLDIDPSDVEPPPLLRQNSQFHFLLQQHTD